The uncultured Dysgonomonas sp. genome contains the following window.
CTACCGCGAGTGCTGTTTCGGCTATTTTCACTTCTGTAAATGTCTGTGACGAAGGAAATCCTCCGGCAACAGAAGCGATTTTTACATCGGCGGTAAGAGCTTCCTTTACAGTCTCGATGAAATTAGGATATACACAGATAGCTGCTACATTGGCTACATCGGATGCTCCATCCTGTTCATTCACCTTTTCGGTAAACTTCCAGATGTCTTCACGTGTATCTGTTGCGTTTAGCGAGGTAAGGTCTATGCACGAGTATAGTCTTTTATATACCTCTTTATTGTTATTCTGAGCGAATTTCTTGTTTATTATTTCCTCTACTTTTTCAGCTATATCAGCATCTTTGAGGTCTGTTTTATACTTCTTTAGTGTATCAGTATATTTATTTATTTCTGCCATATTGTTATATTTAAAAATTTCATATTTCAAGATTTACAAAATCGGATGTTTCTTCACTCTTTCAGTGTAAATAATTTGTTTTACTTACCAAAGCAATAGATAACTCTACGATCTTATTTCAATTTTTCATTATTCTTATGCCTGTCTTTATCCCTGTTTGTTTTCTTTTCCAGATTTTTTTGAAAAGCCTCTGTCAGGTTTATCCCTGTCTGGTTTGCTAAACATATAAGTACCCAAAGTACATCGGCCATTTCGTCTCCCAGATTTTTGTCGAGATCAGATTTTTTGAATGACTGATCGCCATATGTGCGCGCCATAATACGTGCCAGTTCACCGACCTCTTCAGTGAGGATGGTCATATTTGTGAGTTCGCTGAAATAGCGTACTCCAATTGTTTTTATCCAGTTATCAACCTCCAGTTGAGCTTCTTCTATTGTCATTATTCTTTTACTTTAGAGTCTATCCATATCGTTACAGGCCCGTCATTTATGAGTTCTACCTGCATATCTGCCCCAAATTCGCCTGTTCCTATATCTTTATTCAGCTTTTCACTTAGAGTCTTGCAAAACGCCTCATAAAGCGGAATTGCTATATCCGGTTTTGATGCACGGATGTAAGACGGGCGATTACCTTTCTTAGTCGATGCATGCAGCGTGAATTGCGAGACCACCAGTATATCAGCTTTTGTATCCAATGCAGAGAGATTCATCACACCGTCTTTGTCATTAAAGATACGAAGGTTTGTTATTTTATTACAGAGCCATTCTATATCCTCTTTGTTGTCGTTGTCTTCTATCCCGAGTAAGATAAGGAGTCCTTTTCCTATCTGAGATTTTGTGCTGTTTTCTATTGTTACAGATGCTTTTGTAACACGTTGGATTAGTACTCTCATTAGTTTGGTTGGCTGCTGTTAATTACTTCTTCTAGTTTAGCTACAAAATTACTAAAGGAATGTTTTTTACCAAAGTTGAGAGCTTTTTCTCCCATTTTTTTGACGAGGCCGGGATCATCGTAGAACATCATCATCTTTTTCTTCAAATCCTTATAGTCTCCGGTTTTGTATATAAAGCCAAAACCTTCAGATTCTATATCTATTCCCATTAATGTATTATCGGACATTATGATGGGCATTCCCATTGCCAGAGCATCTACAAAGCTGGTTAATCCGCAAAGGACGTCACTTTCTATGTTTATCGGAATTACCATTATATCTGTTTTGGATAACAGGCTGATATTATCTACATTGGATATGGTATCCCCAATTTGGGATGATGTTATTATTTCAAATTTATCGTTGCTAAAATATTTTTGTTCAGGTGTACATGTACTGTCGCAAACGATAATGACATTTGCATCTAGCTCAGAAGCAGCTGATAAGAAGGCATTATTGTCTCTTCTTGTTTTACCGTTTGATACAAATATAAGTTCATTGGGGCTTTCTATGTGTCGGTTACTTACATTTTTATTTTTCCAGTAATTATAGAAGTTAAGATCCGGACCCCAAAAGGCATATTCGGCTATTGGTCTAAAATCGGGCCTCATATCTAAGACAGGCTTACTTATAAAAATCATTTTATCATAAGATTCGGAATAGGGGATATAGGCCCCGGGATGATGTAATACTGCTATCATGATAGGGTTGCATAATCCCTTCTTTTTGCTTTTGGCGAAAAAATATGTTTGACTCAGGTCTGTTTGTGAGGAGTAGACTACGTCGTAATTTTTATATTTCCGGAATATTTTTCCAAAATATATCTTTTTTTGAACTTTGTATATTAATTTCTTTATTATATTCTTTTTTCCTTTTATTTGTGGGTGGTTCATATCTATGAATTCAACATGATGTCCCTTTTCTCTCAATTCGCAGACTCCCCAGAGATGGTTGCTTGGATAGCGCTTGTTCTTGACCTGATTGTATGCCGATTCATCGCAAGAATAGTTATTTATATATAGAATTTTCAACTTTTTCATTTATACGAGTATAGTCGCTTTTTTAGTTTCACAAAGCTAATAAAGACTTTTAAAATATTACTTCGAAAATACGAAAAAGGCTGCCAGTTTTACTTTTTGGACAGCCTCTTTTATAGTTGGAAGTTTTATAATGACTTAATCCCTTTTTTCTAGTTCATCCATTTCTTTATGCAAAGATTTCAGTTTAAATCCTAAATATATGCGGAAGAAACCGTAGGAAATAAATGAAATGCTGACTAAGGCTATGATGAAACCGGTAGTAAATGCAGGGCTCATAATAAAGATAAACGACATAATAACTCCGAGTACAGCTAATGTCATCAACCATCCCCATCCTTTTACGCCATTGCGTTGCAGTTCGGCTGCCGAGCCTATTGCCCATATAGATTGGAACATAACCCAGAATCCGACGAAATAAGTTAATACCAATGCAATAACTTCTACAGGCATGGCGACAAGGATAAGCCCGAAAATAAGGTCTATAATACCGCTAATAAGAGTCCATCCCCATCCCTTGAGTACTTTTTTGTTGGATAGCGCAAAGGCGATTTCGAAGATACCACTGACAAAGAATGTGATGGCAAAGACCAGAGTGAGCGCCACTAATGTGGTTAACGGTGTAATCAAAGACCATATACCAAGAGCTACCGCGAGTACTCCTACTAATATTGAAACCCACCAAAATTTTACTGCTTGTTTCGCTGAATAGAATAAATCATTTTTCATAATTCTGTAAGTTTAGATTGTTTTTATACTGAATGTTTTCTTAAAAAACCCAGTTTTAAGATAAACAATTAACATATCCAAAGAGTTCTAAATGAAGATTCGAATGGTAATATATTCAAATGAATGAATTATGTTCTCTGATCTCAAAAATGGAGTCATCAGATTGATGGATATATCAAATGTATCCTCTCTGGCTACAAGATAAATATACATAAATACTTACATATGAGTATATTGTAATATTATTTGTTTGCGTCTCTGCTACTTTAGCTTATTCTTTATCTTTTTATGACTCTCTATTATTGATTTTAGAATATTCAAGTCTTCCTTTGATATTTTACTTTTCGGAATTACATATGCGATATATCTGCTAGGATATAATAATATCCAACTCTTGGTTTCTGCAATCATATATACTTTATCCCACGTAAAGTTAGAATTAAATGACTCTCCTTTAGATTCTACAATCTCATTATCGAAAGTATAAGTAATGGTTTCTTTAATCCTGGAATCATTAAAATAGTTCCTTCTAAATAAAAAATATGTCAAGGCAGGAAAAAAGATTATAAAAATAACACCAAAATAGAGAGCAGAGATATCTGCATATCCTAATATATAGAAGAAAATAGATAATAGGCCTACAAAAGAAAGGAGCCACATACTCCATTTTTTGAAGAGTAGATAATAGTTCACTTTTAAATACTCGTTTAGACTTAATTGTGTTGTTACAATAATTTTATCCATGTTGTTTTCCATATTTATACAAATATAGTATTGGGATATAAATTATTTAAACTTTTTTGGGACAAAATGAGATTTTTATACCTTCTTAAATTATCAATTCAGATAATCCATTTGTTAAGTACAGGTATCTTCTTGATTATGAGAACAACTCCAAGAGATGCTATATATACGAGGATGGAAAGTACAGGTACGGATAGGATGGCAGGGAAAGTTCCTGTGTTTATATTCAGAATATTGAGTATTATATTGAAAAAATCATGTACAAGATATATGCCTAGTCCACAGTTTGCAAGGGTAGTTATATACTTATTGTTCGTATATTTTAGCAATTTAGGGCTATTGTTGATTATGTCTTTTACAAAGACGAATATAAAGAATGCCGATAGCATGGTATTGGGGCCCGTTCTGTCGAAAAATTGAGTGGCCGGGCCTCCGTTAGCCACCCCGACAATGGTAGAGACAGCATATGTTCCTATTAATGATGCAATTCCCAAAGTGTATAATACAATTTTTTCTTTTTTTGTCAGATCGAATTTGTAGAAAAAGTATCCTGCGATAAAATATCCTGTATATGAAAATAACTCGCTTATATTGAAGCTGACATGTACCTGAAAACGAGCATCTATTGTAGGGATTACAGAGCCGAATATAAAGTAGAGGATTAGGAAGTAGATATAATGTTCTTTTTTTGCATTTGCCGTGAAAATACGGAGTAGGGGAGTGAGTATATACATTGCCAGCAACGGATACATGAACCATAGATGGTGCCATGGAGTACCCAGGAATATTTCTTCATAGATACGGTGGAAATCGTCACCTGAAATGGGTTTTATATCCAGAAAAGAAGCTACCAAAGGCGAAAGTAGGCGATAAGCCACGCTCCAGAATATAAGAGCACATAATATACGGGGTATTGTTTTGGTATACAGCTTTTTAATTGTTGTATGATAGGTGGGATCGAGAAATATCATCCCACTTAGCATAAAGAATACAGGGACACACCATCTTAGGCAGGCTACAAATATATTTATTGTGTGCCATTCGGCAGGGTTTTCCTGAAATGACGTAAACCAGCGATTAGTCGTTATATGAAATACTATAATAGCGAATATTGTGAATACTCTTAGTACATCTGCAAACAAGATTCTATCCTTATGTTTATTCTCTATCATAATTCGGGTAGTATTGGTAGTGGCCTACTGGCAAAGATAAAAATATTTAATTGTTTTTTTCTTCGAAATACTTTCTTATCAATGCAGTCTTGAACTTTCCTATAATTTTTTCAAGTTCTCTGTCTTCTGCCAGTTTTATTCTTTTTACGCTCCGAAACTCTCTGAGAAGTAGTCTTTTAGTTTCGTCTCCGATACCTTTTATATTGTCTAGCTCTGATTTCACCTGACTTTTGCTCCGTTGATTTCGGTGGAAGGTAATACCAAATCTATGAGCTTCATCTCTAAGATGTTGAAGTACTTTGAGCGATTCTGAATTTTTATCAAGATAGAGAGGTATTGAATCTTCAGGATAGTAAATCTCTTCCAAACGTTTGGCAATACCTACTATTGCAACCTTTCCATATATCCCTAATGCTTTAAGAGATTCACATGCAGCACTTAATTGTCCTTTACCTCCATCTATTACAATGAGTTGGGGTAGGGGAATTTCCTCTTCCAGCAATCTGCGATAGCGACGATAAACGACTTCGCGCATGGTAGAGAAATCATCGGGGCCTTCAACTGTTTTTACATTAAAGTGGCGGTAGTCTCTTTTCGATGGTTTTCCCATTTTGAAGACGACGCAAGCTGACACCGGATTCGTTCCCTGTATATTTGAGTTATCGAAACACTCTATATGTGTAGGTAACTCTTTGAGGTTTAGGTCTTTCTGTATTTCTTTCAGTATTCTTACACTACGCTGTTCAGGGTTAAGGCTTTCTGCTTTTTTTAATTTGTCTATTTTGTACTGTCTTACGTTTTGTGTCGAAAGAAGCAACAATTTTTTCTTATCTCCACGCTGCGGAATCATGAATTCTACCCCTTCAAGTGCAAGGTCGGGATAAAATGGGACAACAATTTCTTTAGCCTTCGAGCCGAACCGTTCTCTTACTTCTATAATACCCAGACCGAGAAGTTCTTCCTTCTCTTCTTCCAACCGCTTACGATATTCGAACGTATAGGCTTGTATTATTGCTCCGTTATGTACGTTCAGATAATTGATATAGGCAGCACCTTCATCTTCATCGTAACTATACACATCTATATTATAATTTATGTTGCTTACAACTGTCGATTTATTTTTGAAGTTTTCTACAAGCAAATATTTTTCTTTCAATTTATTCGCTTCTTCAAATTCTTGATTCTCGGCAAGTTCAAGCATTTTGGCATAGATCTCATCGCTTACGATATTTGTATTTCCTTTTAGTATCTCTTTTATCGATTCTACATTTTTAATATAATTTTCAGACGTCTGCAATCCTACACATGGGCCAAGGCATCTTTTTATATGATATTCCAGACAAACCTTATATTTTCCCTCTGCAATCTTTTCCGGGGTCAAATTTAACGAGCAGGTACGAATAGGATATAATTTATGAACAAATTCCAAAAGAGTTTTTACGCTTAATACATTTGTATAAGGTCCAAAGTATTGTGAGCCATCTTTCGAAATTTTTCTGGTTAGTTCTACTCTTGGGTAATATTCATTCCGGATAACAATTGACGGGTAAGATTTGTCATCCTTGAGCATTACATTGTAACGCGGCTGAAATTCTTTTATCAGATTGTTCTCGAGTAGGAGAGTGTCTTCTTCCGTATCTACAATAATATATTTTATGTCCCGTATTTTGCTGACAAGTATCCTTGTCTTTGGACTATCATGATTTTTTGTAAAGTACTGCGAAACTCTTTTTTTTAGATTTTTTGCTTTACCTACATATATAATAATTCCCTTGTCATCAAAATATTGATAACAGCCGGGTTTTTCCGGAATATTTTGTATTATATTTTTGAGGTATTCATTCATTTCTATATGGAAAACTGTATCAAAGCTTTTATATCTACATCTTCTGGAAATAATGTTCTTCCTTTTAGTTCTTCCAGCTCTATAATGAAATTTACATAGATGTTTTTTACTCCCATTCTTTTCACCAAATTATAAGCGGCAAACATGGTTCCTCCTGTCGCAAGCAGATCATCGTGTATAAGGACAACATCATCTTCAGATAATGAATCTTTATGAATCTGAATTTTATCCACACCATATTCTTTCGCATACTCTTCTTCGTACACTTCCGCCGGAAGTTTCCCGGGTTTTCTTATAGGTACAAATCCTGCTCCGAGTTCAAGTGCCATTATGGGGCCCATAATAAATCCCCTCGATTCTATCCCTACTACTTTCGTGATACCTTTCCCTTTATATTCTTCCAGAAGGACATCTGTTAATATAGATAGAGATTCTTTGGTGTTGAATAATGGTGTTACATCTTTAAACTGGATTCCGGGAATTGGAAAATCAGGGATGTTTCTTACTGTATTCCTTAAGAAAGTTAGCTTTTGCTCTTTTGTGAATTGCTCCATTTTTATTGTTAAATATTTACATGTTCCACGTGGAACATTATTTTTTTTGACTGAAAATTTTGCTTTGTTCCACGTGGAACATCTTGTTTTATCTACCCAAAAGTACCAATAATATTGATATGTCGTTTGGTGAAACTCCCGGAATTCGGCTTGCCTGAGCGATTGTTTCAGGGCCTATTTTTGCTAGCTTTTGGCGTGCTTCGGTGGAAAGGGAGAGTATAGCTTCGTAATTAAATTTCCCTTTTATCTGGATGTTTTCGAGACGTGAAATCTTATCAGCAATCAATTGCTCTCTCTTAATATAGCCGTCATACTTAATGATTATTTCGCAGGCCTCTTTGATTTCTTCTTTTCTGTTTGGGATTTTATCCAGCTCTGTTTTGAAAGCAGGAACTAGTTCTGCTATGCTGTCTATAGATACCTGCGGGCGTGTGATTACATCTTTCAGTTTCAAGCCATGCTTCAATGGGCTAGTGCCCAGTTTTTCCAACCCTTCATTTATGTACTCTGGCTTCAAAGAGTAGTTGGCGGTGAAATCGATAATTCGCTTCATCTCTTCTCTCTTATGATTCAGGAGATCGATCCTCTCTCTCTTTGCCAAGCCGATATTGTAACCTTTTTCGGTAAGGCGTGCGTCTGCATCGTCTTGACGAAGCAATATTCTATACTCCGCACGCGAGGTAAACATACGGTATGGTTCATCGACACCTTTGGTTACCAAATCATCGATTAATACGCCGATGTATGCCTCGTCTCTTTTCAGGATGAATTCGTTTCCTCCTTGTGTTTTTATATGGGCATTTATCCCCGCTATCAACCCTTGACCGCCTGCCTCTTCATATCCGGTAGTCCCATTTATCTGTCCTGCGAAAAACAGATTGTTGATTAGCTTCGTTTCCAATGTATGTTTTAGTTGTGTGGGATCGAAAAAGTCATATTCGATTGCATAGCCGGGTCTGTAAATATGTATATTCCTGAATGCCGGAATTCTTTGTAAGGCCTCGATCTGAGTATGGAGTGGGAGAGAGGACGAAAATCCATTCAGATAGTATTCCTGTGTGTTTTCCCCTTCCGGTTCCAAGAATAATTGGTGTGAAGTTTTCTCCGCGAATGTTACAACCTTTGTTTCTATACTTGGGCAATAGCGTGGCCCTATACTTTTTATCTGCCCGTTGTAAAGTGGAGAATCATCCAATCTATCGCGTAAAGTGGAATGCACATCTTCGTTGGTGTAAGTAATCCAACAGCTAAGTTGTTTTAATGTGCGGGGTGCGAAGTCGAGGTATGAGAACTTGTGGAAATCATCATCGCCCTTTTGTTCTTCCATTAAACTGAAATCGACGCTTCTTCCGTCTATTCTGGCGGGAGTACCTGTTTTCATCCTGTCGGTAGTGAATCCGAATTCTCTCAATTGTTCAGTGATTCCGAATGATGCCGGTTCAGAAACACGTCCTCCTCCGAGTTGCGTTTTGCCTATATGCATTAGTCCGTTCAGAAATGTGCCGTTTGTGAGAACTACCGATTTTGCCGAGAAATTTACACCCATTGCAGTCTTCACTCCTGTTACAGTTTTGTTTTCTATAATCAGCGAGGTTACTGTGTCTTGCCATACAAAAAGGTTATCGGTGTTTTCGATGATCCCTCTCCATTTAAGTATGAATTGCGCACGGTCGCTTTGTGCCCGTGGACTCCACATGGCAGGACCTTTCGATTTGTTCAGCATGCGGAATTGGATAGCAGTTGTATCCGTGACAATTCCCATCTGTCCCCCGAGGGCATCTATTTCCCGCACTATTTGCCCTTTTGCGATGCCACCTACTGCGGGGTTGCAACTCATCTGGGCGATTTTGTTCATGTCCATTGTTATCAGCAGGGTTTTAGATCCCATGTTGGCCGCAGCGGCTGCAGCTTCGCAACCGGCATGGCCTGCCCCGACAACAATTACGTCATATTTGAAGTTCATATTTTTTTCTTTGGATAAAATTAATTCGGATGCAAAGTTAGTATTTTATTGTATTTCTTGCGATAATTACTTTATGCTTATGAATGTGCCATCATTAGATATGATGGCTATTTAAATATTATTGGCATTTTCCAACGCCTGTTTAACTTTTTCGGGATCGGTCAGAAGCATGCTATATTCTTCTTCTTCGTTTGTAAAAACAGGTGATTTGTATTGCATCCCTCCGTTGTACCTGCTTCGGAACGAACCATGAAATTCTTTTAAATCGGTAGCTTTAACCAGCTCCGAAATATTGTTTTCCGTGATGCCTCCTCCGGGCATGATTATTATCCTTTGGTCAGCCTGACCGATTAATTTCTTTAATATCTCTTTTCCTTCTGGCGCAGATTCCATCCCGCCTGATGTAAGTATGCGGTCACATCCCAATCCTATAATATCTTCTAACGAATCGAACAAATTATTACATCTGTCAAAAGCACGGTGAAAAGTAGTAGTCATATTGTATTTATGCGCAATGTTTACTAATTCTTGATTTCGTTTTTTATCGATGCTTCCATCCGGATTCAATATTCCGAATACAACACCATCACATTTGGCTTGTCCGCAATGATGAATGTCTTGTTTCATTATTTCAAACTCCAGATCGCTATACAGAAAGTCTCCTTCACGCGGACGGATAAGTACATTTAATTGAATATTAATTAGTTGCCTTGTATTTTGCATCTGTGATAGGGAAGGGGTAGTCCCTCCTTCGCTCAGATTATCACATAATTCGACTCTGATTGCTCCTCCTTTTTGTCCATTTATAGCCGATTGCGTTGAATTGGCGCAAACTTCAAGTGTAATCATATGATTGTTTTTTAATTAAATGTTTGATATTCAGATGTTTGACTGTTTAAATCTTTAATAAATAGATAACTTTTTCAATAAATCCTCCCTTTTCAACTTCTTCAATGACTTGATAATCTGAGGTCTATAGTTTTTGTCGTACCAGAAAAAGTATTGGCGCTGAGCCAGCTTTTGCTCTTTGGTTCGTGCCGTATATACTTTTTCGAGTGTATAAGGATGATAACCGGTATAATAAATTTCTGTAGCCACTGTCATTGGCGAAGGTGTAAAGTCCTGAACCTGTTCCAGTTTAAAGCCCAAAGGCTTTGTCTCGGAGGCTAGCTCCGCCATATCTATTTCTGTACAAGCCGGATGGGATGATATAAAATAAGGGATAAGCTGCTGTTTTAATCCGCTTTCGGAATTAATCTTATCGAATATTCTCTTAAATGTATGAAACTGCGAGAAGCTTGGTTTGCGCATACAGTTTAGCACCTTGTCGGATGTATGTTCCGGAGCCACTTTTAGTCTGCCGGAGACGTGATTTAATATCAGCTCCTTCGTGTATTTGTCGGATATTTTGTTTAACCGGTCATCGTCATTCCGGTGTAACAACATGTCATAGCGCACTCCACTGCCGATAAATGATTTCTTGATTTTCGGCAGGGAATCCACAGCTTTATAAATATCCAAAAGGTGTGAATGGTCTACATCGAGGTTTTTGCATATCTTCGGATGAATACATGAGGGGCGTTTGCATTTAGCGCAAATGTTTTCATCCCTGCCTTTCATTTTATACATGTTTGCCGAAGGGCCTCCCAGATCACTTAAATATCCCTTGAAATCTGGCATTTCCGTGATTTGTTTTACCTCGTTGAGTATCGATTTTTTCGAGCGGGAGGCAATGAATTTTCCCTGATGTGCCGATATGGTACAAAAGGCACATCCACCGAAACATCCCCGGTGCATATTTACCGAGAATTTTATCATCTCAAAAGCCGGAATGGTTTTTCCTTTGTATTTCGGATGGGGCAGGCGGGTATATGGCAGATCGAACGAGGCATCTATCTCTTTTTCAGACATGGGAGGGTAGGGAGGGTTGATTATTACCGCCTTTTCATCGTATATCTGTATAATGCGCGAAGCATTCATCATATTCGATTGCTCTTCTACAATGCGAAAATTGCCTGCTTGTTTAAGTTTATCGGCAAGGCACTCTTCATGGGAAGCCAAATAGATATCTTTTCCGTCTGTTTGCTGTTTTAAAGCGTTTTTAGCACATAGATATGCCGTTTGTGGCATATCTCTTAATTCATCGAGAGATTTGCCGTTCTTGAGCTCCGAAACTATCTTTTTCAATGGATTCTCACCCATGCCATATACCAGCAGATCCGCTTTTGAGTCGATAAGTATAGATTTATATAATTTATCATCCCAGTAATCGTAGTGCGTTACCCTGCGTAAGGATGCCTCTATTCCCCCTAATAATACAGGTACATCGGGAAAAAGCTCTTTCAGAATATTGCAATAGACAATGGAGGCCCTGTCGGGGCGCATCCCTGCCTTTCCATCAGGCGTATAGGCATCGTCGGAGCGCAGTCGCTTGTTCGCCGTATAGTGGTTTATCATCGAGTCCATTGCTCCGGCTGTTACCCCGAAGAAAAGGCGCGGTTTACCCAGTTTTTTGAAGTCGCGCAGATCGTCCCGCCAGTTCGGCTGTGGTATGATGGCTACCTTCAGCCCTTCGGCTTCAAGCATGCGTCCTATGACTGCTGCTCCAAAAGACGGGTGGTCTATATATACGTCTCCTGAGAAAAGGATAACATCCAGTTCGTCCCATCCTCTGAGTTCCACTTCTTTTTTTGTGGTCGGTTGCCAGTCGGTCAGTCGGTATTCTTTCATAATCAGCCACAAAGGTATTGCTTTTTCCAGATTTATGATTCAAATATGAGTATTCTTAACTTTTTAGTTCGTTGTTGAACATTTCCATTTATCTTTATCCCTTCCAAAATTAGTCATATAAAGCAAGGAAATGTACATTGAGCATCTACCACATCCACTTTTAAGCAGATATATCGAAACCTATTGGTCTTCGACAGATTTTGCTGAGAACGAGATTAAGCGGCGTATATTGCCTGATGGTTGCGTAGATATTATATTTTCATTTCACCGGCAGTCTCTCCCTCACATTGTGGGTACTATGACTACTTTTCTGGAAATAGCATATCTGGGAGAGGTCAGGTTTATAGGGATTCGCTTCAAACCGGGAGGAATAACGGCTTTTACCCGTGTGCCTGTAAACGAATTTACTGATTCGCGGGTCGAACTTTTCTCTACGGAATCGGTATTTGATAAGTCTTTCGGTGAAGATATTCCCTGGGAAAGGAGTACAACAGATATTATCTCTTTTGTGGATAACTATTTATTAAGCCGGCTTCCGAAATTGTCTCCGTTGGATGAAAGGATTGATTATGCCATATCGCTGATAAAACAAAGTAAGGGAAACATATCGATACCGATTATTGCAGAAAAGGCTTGTCTGAGCAAACGGCAATTTGAACGCAGGTTTCTGGCCGATATAGGAATCTCTCCAAAAGCATTCAGCCGTATTTTCAAATTCAGGAATACCCGCCAATTTTTAAAGTCAGGAATTAATCAAAGTCTTTTTAACACAGCAGTTGATTGTGGTTATTATGATCATGCTCATTTGATAAAAGAGTTTAAACGGCTCTCCGGGTCTTTGCCTTCGGAACTGTAAGATTGTCGTTTTTTTACACAAATCCTATGATCTATATTCTCTACTTTTGATGATGATTTCCAAATACATATAAACTTAAAATTAGAGAATATGATATTAAATGATTCTACTCCGAACCTGATGGTCAGGAACGTTCGTCAGACAGTTGATTTTTATACAACAATTCTCGGTTTCAAACTTGTTGATTCCGTTTCCG
Protein-coding sequences here:
- the mnmG gene encoding tRNA uridine-5-carboxymethylaminomethyl(34) synthesis enzyme MnmG, which codes for MNFKYDVIVVGAGHAGCEAAAAAANMGSKTLLITMDMNKIAQMSCNPAVGGIAKGQIVREIDALGGQMGIVTDTTAIQFRMLNKSKGPAMWSPRAQSDRAQFILKWRGIIENTDNLFVWQDTVTSLIIENKTVTGVKTAMGVNFSAKSVVLTNGTFLNGLMHIGKTQLGGGRVSEPASFGITEQLREFGFTTDRMKTGTPARIDGRSVDFSLMEEQKGDDDFHKFSYLDFAPRTLKQLSCWITYTNEDVHSTLRDRLDDSPLYNGQIKSIGPRYCPSIETKVVTFAEKTSHQLFLEPEGENTQEYYLNGFSSSLPLHTQIEALQRIPAFRNIHIYRPGYAIEYDFFDPTQLKHTLETKLINNLFFAGQINGTTGYEEAGGQGLIAGINAHIKTQGGNEFILKRDEAYIGVLIDDLVTKGVDEPYRMFTSRAEYRILLRQDDADARLTEKGYNIGLAKRERIDLLNHKREEMKRIIDFTANYSLKPEYINEGLEKLGTSPLKHGLKLKDVITRPQVSIDSIAELVPAFKTELDKIPNRKEEIKEACEIIIKYDGYIKREQLIADKISRLENIQIKGKFNYEAILSLSTEARQKLAKIGPETIAQASRIPGVSPNDISILLVLLGR
- a CDS encoding copper homeostasis protein CutC produces the protein MITLEVCANSTQSAINGQKGGAIRVELCDNLSEGGTTPSLSQMQNTRQLINIQLNVLIRPREGDFLYSDLEFEIMKQDIHHCGQAKCDGVVFGILNPDGSIDKKRNQELVNIAHKYNMTTTFHRAFDRCNNLFDSLEDIIGLGCDRILTSGGMESAPEGKEILKKLIGQADQRIIIMPGGGITENNISELVKATDLKEFHGSFRSRYNGGMQYKSPVFTNEEEEYSMLLTDPEKVKQALENANNI
- a CDS encoding YgiQ family radical SAM protein yields the protein MKEYRLTDWQPTTKKEVELRGWDELDVILFSGDVYIDHPSFGAAVIGRMLEAEGLKVAIIPQPNWRDDLRDFKKLGKPRLFFGVTAGAMDSMINHYTANKRLRSDDAYTPDGKAGMRPDRASIVYCNILKELFPDVPVLLGGIEASLRRVTHYDYWDDKLYKSILIDSKADLLVYGMGENPLKKIVSELKNGKSLDELRDMPQTAYLCAKNALKQQTDGKDIYLASHEECLADKLKQAGNFRIVEEQSNMMNASRIIQIYDEKAVIINPPYPPMSEKEIDASFDLPYTRLPHPKYKGKTIPAFEMIKFSVNMHRGCFGGCAFCTISAHQGKFIASRSKKSILNEVKQITEMPDFKGYLSDLGGPSANMYKMKGRDENICAKCKRPSCIHPKICKNLDVDHSHLLDIYKAVDSLPKIKKSFIGSGVRYDMLLHRNDDDRLNKISDKYTKELILNHVSGRLKVAPEHTSDKVLNCMRKPSFSQFHTFKRIFDKINSESGLKQQLIPYFISSHPACTEIDMAELASETKPLGFKLEQVQDFTPSPMTVATEIYYTGYHPYTLEKVYTARTKEQKLAQRQYFFWYDKNYRPQIIKSLKKLKREDLLKKLSIY
- a CDS encoding DUF6597 domain-containing transcriptional factor produces the protein MYIEHLPHPLLSRYIETYWSSTDFAENEIKRRILPDGCVDIIFSFHRQSLPHIVGTMTTFLEIAYLGEVRFIGIRFKPGGITAFTRVPVNEFTDSRVELFSTESVFDKSFGEDIPWERSTTDIISFVDNYLLSRLPKLSPLDERIDYAISLIKQSKGNISIPIIAEKACLSKRQFERRFLADIGISPKAFSRIFKFRNTRQFLKSGINQSLFNTAVDCGYYDHAHLIKEFKRLSGSLPSEL